ACATACACCCTAAACATGTTATGTTAACCCAACTTTAATGCATATATTGTATTTAATTTATTGATCTTTTGTATGcatatttgttcatttattgaactaactaacttttttaaattattcattgaactatctaaactatagacatctgatcctgcatcgattgggtctgatccacggctacaaattaggaaaaaatacacaatcaTTACTACAAATAGCTACGCCAGACTACTCAATTCTCACCATTATCCTCTCCCAGGACCAGCGTGTAATTACTTCTCAGCCAAACACAATCGGGAAATATCACGAAGCTGACGAAACCCTGGCGGTATTAGGTGAGGCCTGCTCTATGCCCCGTTGCAATATTGACTTGACGCGCCGCGTCAGTGGATACGGAACCTCTGTCGTGACGAATCTGGAAAACATCCAATTGATCgaaccaccgatcacaatcTGCAAAGCATTTATGAAGTTGTCCTTGACCAAATCCAATAGCATAAAGATGAATCTAGGACTCGACAGGGTTCGtttttgtgtttcgaagtgcccagattccttattattgaagtaaagtcttgtccagttagaatccgtacgcgttgcacattttacagcggcacagtcagtggccgctgcaagaaagtttttacagcggtttgtttacaaatgtttcctcttctggtggtaaaagtttcaaattttttcgtgccgtaagtccggagttattccacatggaagacagaagaagaaaattaatcttgcacacccacgttgacaatccaacgtggtcgggtgcgaagatcgcgaaacagttggatatcgctaaaactaccgtatgtgatgtgctcagacgattccgcgagcggaacagcgtggaccgggcggttcaaaagaagcgtcgaagcggaacctacgatcgtcagctgaattggaaggtgttgagaaccgtcagagcaaaccctggactgtccgaacatgatatcgctcagaaatacggtgccgctcgtagtaccgttcgacgaatcattcaccgagctggacttcattcctacaaagcaatcaagcaaccaaataggacgatgaagcagagtctagtgacgaaaactcgcgctcgtaagttgtattatcaggtactaacgaagtaccatggatgcctgctccaggatgacgaaacttatgtaaaaatggacttcggccaacttccgggacaaaaattttatctttccacggcacgaggcgatgtccccgccaaattcaagttcatgttcatggacaaatttgccaagaagatgatggtctggcagggtatatgcacctgtggtgcgaagacgccggttttcatcactacaaagaccatggattcgaaattgtacaaggaagagtgcctgaaggagcgtgtgttgcctttcataaaggcacacaatggtcccgttaagttttggcctgacttagcgagttgccactatagccgggaggttctccagtggtaccgcgacaacggggtggattttatcgagaaggagttcaacccaccaaactgcccccaattccgcccaattgaaaaatattgggcgattatgaagcggaagctaaagaagaccggaaaaatggctcgggacgctgcagggatgaccagattctggaaaaaactggccacagaggtcgacactgccgctgtgcaacgtttgatgggaggaatcaccagaaaagtgagaagtttcatcagaaatgaagaaaaataattttaaggacatttttttgtaaaagtgcaagaatatatctttcttttggttgatcactcttttttgtatgtcattctatctccgagatataaatgatttcttccgtacggattctaactggacaagactttagtGTCTTCAAATTCTCCCGCAGCAGACGAGGACGAATCATTGCtatccaatatgtatcaatattaattaaagaacataaattgaattgattttcaagaatATTACTTTCCTGTCCCGAATTCGGGTTAATTCGACCTTCTTCTGTGAAGAAATCAATATCGGAAAGTAGTGCCGTTCAACTTAATTATCAACTCGGTAATTAGACTAATAatgttatatttacattttcttcgCGGTTGCCAGTAATGACAATTGTAAATGTTACTAAGACCGCGaagtaaaatgaatcaatcgttggtagggatgtgtattgcattcattttacaaacgattggtaatatttacagaaaatatgtacattctactaatgtttgaattacaaaagttttggaagctttttttagtaatccattttctgggtgtatcgacacaactcgaggataaacaaaacaaaatacaactgacgtttctcttagaaacgacattggaaatgaacacaCGGTCATTTTGGTATCCACTCCACTTAAtaccaggggtacgactaaaacgtcaaatccctcatattgccagtgtactcaatattgctgcggtttactgacattttggttcaatcaattactgttgtgtacaactcggtgcggttatatagtcgaatagtggctaactttaaactccatgttaaatgtgaacacctccatgtgaaactgaaatatgaatatcgctcatgcagttagaataaagcagcgcatttttcgatttcaatcctcgtaaatgatatgttgataaacaaatgacgccatattgattttgattttgggtagcctctattcaattgatgtctaacccctgcttaatacacgaagttcatttttacacttcacgaaaCGGGAATAAGTACAACAAAAtgaagtgagatgtaagcgtaATAGGAACGTAAGAGTACgtggatacgggaataaggcccaagGTTTTTGAACTTATCCTCCGAAAGCTTCCTCATTTCGAATTCGAGAAATACGCTATATTCGTTATCATCGTCAAAAAGTTTCATTCCGCATGTGAAACGATGCACGAAGCTTTAACTTGAATATTTCATCCGTTTACTTTCACTATAATGGATTGTACCGTCTTCCAAAAGAAGTGGTATTAAGGAGAAATCCCGAACTGGAGGGCAAAAAAACCTTCGTCGCAGGATACATCAACACCTAACAAGCTTTAAACCAGTGTTTTGACCACTTTTTCACATCCCAGACAAAATTGCAAGATTTTTCGGTAGTAAAGGTTAAACTTTCCGGGGACATAACCTTAGAGAAGTTacaatactacatgggctgaaacgTCCCGAGATTTTTAAtggaaacaatcgttttttggccaaagctgtatttattccttaacatagtttccttcgagggcaatacattTAGTATAGTGAGTTTCCagcatttcgattccctttccgTTGTATGAaactaagtcttcgaaatatgacTAGGTACCACTCTGCAGACttcctattggactcaggactgtggtaatggatccacgtctATCCATTGTTACAAAAAGTCGAAATAAGGCCACTTGAtaacgcttcaacaacgccaaaccggctgttgaatcatcaacgtgccgctgtttttggtcgacgatcagcgaacgcggcacccatcgcgcggttagctttttcatgtccaaaatgtcgtgcaaaatgtatcccactcgttcttttgaaattcgaacctctcgaaatgaattttgttcatttgtagtggcgccatctgttgaaaaatcccgggatttttcaacccATGTAGTACCTCAAGGACTGTTAGTTTGAATATattttgttatgttcatttCATGTTTCAGCTGTTGTTGTGATTTGTACGTGAAGTAATCTACCCGGAACATGAATAAATTGACTAAAAAAATGAACCCTTCATGAAtattgttttcgaaaaaaaacttcattgtTTGTCATTGGCTTTGGTGTTGGTGAATCATAACTTCGGTATTGCCGATGAGTTTTTATTCTATTCTTACACAATTTCCCTATTCCTTCTCACTTTCTTTTTCCTTTGTAATCTGTTTCCACCCATGTTTTATTGTAATCTGAATCCACCCATTCATTGAGGATATATCAACTCTTTGCGGTCGCTTGATTGCTCACAGCTACCacaccttttttaccgttctggtcatttgtctgctctcagccaccacagcaaggaatcatgctAATCTAatacagttcagttcagtttacactttttctaaacgaaccTTAATGTCTAGTAAACCTGTTCATTGTTCATGGCATCATGAAACAGGACGCCCTACGCCCTGTGCGTGTTGTGCGTGTTCCAAAACACTACCAAAGGACACCTAGAAGATTTACCAAAGGATTTGGTAGTGTTTTGGAACTCTAGatcttggtactttcgaaaccattccactaatccagttttcctgaattttttgaaagcggatgatttttcaaggtaggcCTTTGAACACTcattgtcccaccaaagtgatggaggacgacgtcggaaagtggtagccggtatacgttccttttgagcttgaagtgcgttttcgtaaatcaaactttatatcgagtttgagtTATACTTTTCGAGTGGAGggagttcatgcattgaaacaattgcttcagatattatttccgcaaatttatttctccagtcaatattctttgtgaggtcatacgaaatattgactgactcacgagagcttcattcattagcgatcgataaaattattggtaggtgatcactaccgtggggatcttggttTGTTGCGAAGATTTTAACAATGTTTAGTAGGGTGCCATTTATCCCCCAATCTTCCAACGCCTTCCGAACGAGTTGGATCCAGGTTCGGTTATATGCCTTGAATCGCGAATTTTGTACAACAAATTTATATTTGAAGCTCATTACAGATTGGTTCAAAAACTTTTATCAGTTACTGCATCTTCGCATATTTCTTTCAATATGTTTGCGTATTACCTTTTACAAAAACATAAATTCGTTTGTTAATCATGAATGCACATTGGATTTTTCGTTATTTCCTCGGAAATGTTTATGTTGATTGGGGCAAACGTTAGGCCTGTTGacatttgtaaaataaaaaaataaaaaaaggataaAGCTCACTTTTATTCCGTAACCCGAACGGACTTCAAATTTGAACGATGTTGCATTCTGTAACTCGAACGGAATCGACTTCTGAGGCTCAAACCCAATCGACATATGCAAAAGTGGCAACATTCAAGGCAATgcgaattgtgtctgataataattttatattatggataaagtttgtACAGAAATGCTAGGAAAATTgcagaaaaatagttaagtaagGTGAGAACTACATGTTCAAAGCAATTAAATAACatcaagtaataattttcattcaaatttcaacaatttgaaacAGCATTCGGGCCTGCTAATGTGATAGAGAGTGAATAGTTTCACGAATATGGATGAATcagtttgacgtttgtttcgcGTCTAGgcaatttttccacttttgcaTATGTCGAATGGGTTTGAATTTTGGatggattacagaatgcaaaagtcaATCTCGATCGGATTGCGAAATTCCAAATCCGTTCGGGTTACGGGATGAGGATGATTATATCCTTAAAAAGAATAATGTTCATATCTATCGAAACGAAATTATGAGAATTGTGTTGTGAGTAAATGCTGAAAATGATAAGGGGAAACTCTAATCGTTTCTATCGAATAAATGTTACTGAGAAGCAATCCCACATATAATCGCCCATCTGTTGCctcaactttttttgtttttctctttGAATTCTCCCTGAAATCTGAAAATTTCCTTTGCCATTCCAGTGACCATGAATATGAACCAATTGGTGAACCAGTTGAAGCGTTATCCAATGCTAAGTCTACTGAAGTCTCGACCAGCTTGGCTCCAGCTGCCCCAGAAACAAAGCGGAAACTGTCGAGCTCTTCATTGCGCGTCACCAAGCAGGAAGACGATAGCGTCAGTATGGAAGAGCTAcagaaaaacattgaagatcGCTACTTTAACCGCCCTTCCGAAGAAGAAACGGTTGAAACAGCGGAACCCGTTGAGATTTCACAAGAAAAGACCAGCAAAATGAAGGCGGTAATGGCACGTGCCCAGGAAAGTAGTAAGAAAGCGATGGCCAGAGCCCAGGAAAGCAGCAAAAATGCTATGGCCAAAGCTCAGGAAGGCGGTAAAAGCTTGCATGAGAAGCTACGCAAACAAACCGATAggttcaaaaccaaggtgtccaaCATAAACGTTAAAAAGgacaaatccgttgctccgctAGCTTCACCAGAAGTTGTAACTACGCCAGAGATTGAAACATTCGATTTCACTATTGCGGAACCCAAGGCCGAGTCACAGTCTGATGAAGTTCCGACATCCACTGAGGTTGAAATGGAAGCTACACGAGAGGAAGCCACTGAAGAGCCAATAGCAGAGGATACCCccaccaaaaaaaaatccgagtTCTCGACATTCAAAAACATCCACATGCCCAAGATTCAAAAACCAGAATTCAAAAGACCAGAGTTCACTAAGATAACAAAACCAAAAATGCCCAAACTGAAGGGTC
The Toxorhynchites rutilus septentrionalis strain SRP chromosome 2, ASM2978413v1, whole genome shotgun sequence genome window above contains:
- the LOC129771661 gene encoding uncharacterized protein LOC129771661, with product MEDRRRKLILHTHVDNPTWSGAKIAKQLDIAKTTVCDVLRRFRERNSVDRAVQKKRRSGTYDRQLNWKVLRTVRANPGLSEHDIAQKYGAARSTVRRIIHRAGLHSYKAIKQPNRTMKQSLVTKTRARKLYYQVLTKYHGCLLQDDETYVKMDFGQLPGQKFYLSTARGDVPAKFKFMFMDKFAKKMMVWQGICTCGAKTPVFITTKTMDSKLYKEECLKERVLPFIKAHNGPVKFWPDLASCHYSREVLQWYRDNGVDFIEKEFNPPNCPQFRPIEKYWAIMKRKLKKTGKMARDAAGMTRFWKKLATEVDTAAVQRLMGGITRKVRSFIRNEEK